From Rhopalosiphum padi isolate XX-2018 chromosome 2, ASM2088224v1, whole genome shotgun sequence:
TTCATGATTTTTACATTCGCGATTATTAGTTTTACTATTTTGGTCTAGAGCTAGACCCTACATTTACGGCGCATAtggattattttattctttcctTTTTTTAGCGTCCAATTAGATTTTACCGGTTTGGGTTATTTTCTAGTGTAAACCAATTCAAAATTGGTGGACTATATTCctgtatttttgatttaatttatatattattttagtaaaaccttaataataaataataataatttaattatagctAGTATAAAAAAGttgtaagtatataatgaaTTCCTTTAATATAACGTGGCTTCTGCACTTTGTAcaaattatacctacatatttgtaAGTTCATTTTGGAATTTATAAGTTGATGGATTCGAAATcatcgacaaaattaattttaaaactagatTCCCTAGTCCCtagttttattcaaattcacaccaataaatttgtaaattttaaagtttaatttgtaagtacgagtaattataatattttaaagtcggtagtttgatattatttgtttcaaaGTAGGGGAGATAGTATAGAGTTAATTTCTCACctccataattaattttatccgTAGTTTCAAAtccatgaaatttaaaaattccaaaaaccaacttaaaatttttatagtgCATTATAATAAGAGAGGAGACTAACTCTACACACACTTTTATGTGTCCACTAACACCTCACTCGGTTTTCTttctagaaattttttttttaaaatcaacctttactattaattaatacatattagtcgtcaattttaagaaaatttatttttgtctatCATATCACAGaatgtaatttcaataaataatatttaatctattcaaCGGACTTTAACAACTTTGTCTAATTCATCGCAAGATTTAGATTTACTGTTcctgaaaacataaaaaaaaaaataaattacacaaccTATTTGATtaatggatattataatatcgaatcagaaaaatattttatgatttacctTTTGATGAGATCTCTTCGTCCAACTTGAATAACAATCTGACCACATTTGACTTCTTTGAATAGCGCAATAGCTTGAGAATGTTTGAAACCATCCAAACTTTTGCCATTTACGCTGATAATTTCATCACCTGTGACgtttataatacgaataattatataacatatgaaGAAGAttcatttagttttaatatacctTCTTTTAAGAGCTGGGATTCCGCTGCTTGACCAGTAGGAAAAATCGTTTTAACAAAAATCCCCATGCTTCCTTTAGGAGAGTCAATTCCACCAACGATACTGAATCCTAAAGACTTATATCCTGGTCCTTTGTGGAAAACTACCGTTGTTAGAGACATAGATAATGATCTAGGTCTTGGTAATCGAGGTATTTGGGTATGTTTGGGCCGAGTTTGATCTAAATGCACCGAGAATTTTCGCATTCCAGTCATTTTAGGTTTTTCATCTAACTTAATTTCTGGCAAAGATGATTGTCTAGAATAAAGAGGCTCGTGTACTTCTTCTGACTTTGCCGGGTATTTAGGAACAGTTGGGGGTTTTTGAATCAATAAAACTTGTTCTGTATTTGAGGTTGGTTGACATTTAGATCTAGAAACAACAAATTCTACGCTATACTTGGATGAACGCAATATCGATTCCACATCTTGTCGTCTTAAGCCCTTTACTCTAGTaccattgatttttattatttcatcttGAACACATAATTTACCATCCCTGAAAAAGTGAaacggtatattattttttttaaagacaataTGAAAGTATTATATCTTACCTAGCTGCTGGACCTGATAAAGccgtaatatataatgtacgggTTCTAGAAGAAGAGTCTCGACACTCCACGTTAACTCCAACATCTTCACCTAGGCGTTTGCTAAGCCGTATGGTTTTAATTTCAGTATGTCGATCACTAGGACCTGTGCAGttactttttttcaataaaaacctTTGATAAAGACTCATATTTTGTTCCGGTTTTTTACATTCGTTACACATCAACGATAAGACCTCCACATTTGATCCAACTTGAAGTTCTTTAATATCCCCTCTTCGTAAACCCAtcctaatattttttctagaaaaTTCATCATTATCAACTGAAGATTGAGATTTAATTGATCCTCTAGGTGAATCTCCGCCGTTTCTAGTAGAATCACTCTCATAACCACTTTCATCAGCTTTTATTATCACGCGATTTTTTTcgtcaattttatttatcataaacgtTTCACCAAAGCTTGTATGTCTTCTTCTTCGGTTTTTAGTATAAGAATTTTGATTTACTCGATTTGTAGCTTGATTGAACACATTAAGTAGGTCTTCATAATTAAGAGTCTTGAGGTCATCAATACTTTTCTGTaatcctaatatttttttattagaaataagaTATTCTAAAATACACTGTTCTTCGAGTGGATTCTCATCAATGTTGACAGATAATGTCGTTCTTTTAATAGACATCATTTTGGgaggaattatttttatttttgaagggTTTTCCATAGCGTATAAATCCTCGAGACCTTTTTGACATTTTTCTTTTAGCCAATCTTGATCTTTCTCTTCTAAAGTTCTTGGTTCTTCAATACTTCTAATACTTTCTATTCTTGAAATACGTTTATTTtggttattatgtaatttatcaatataattttgatgaatttcaatattttgattatttatatctttTGTAGATATAGGTGACCATTGTCTTCTACGATTAGGAGAAACTTGAAGTATTTCTGAAGAATCACTTCTTTTTAATTGATCCCATTTTCTTCCTACTTTTTTACCCCAGGTTGCTAAACCTAACATTAAATAcgtagtatataattaaattgtaaataattattaaacaaatgttttgaaaaatttactttttttttgaggTTTTGGTGAACCATTATCAGGTGTGGTACATCCTTTTGGAGTTGTATATCCAGGAGATATATCTCTGTGGTCCTGTTCAATAGGCGACAAACTAACGAGTTGAGGACTCGGATCTGAACAACGCCTTTTGAAAAGTCGCATGGTTGTATATATCAGCTGAAAGTTATATTATGcagagttattaaatatatatatagttatagttgaTAGTAGTAATAGTTTATAGTTGATATATATATCaactatattacatattatacataaaaagaaCCTAACATGATAATTTCGTGaacgtttcataataatatataaagtgaaatacaattataatatgagtaaacTCGTAAATACATTAAGTTCATTAACATTCGAGAAAATGAGATTTAAACCAGTTTTATATTGCtgtattgaaatgttttatattattagtttattgctAAGAGAAATGTACAGAATTTCCATGCGGTTAACATGGAATGcgtttatttagtaatattaattgtattaatacatatCTTCTACTTTCTATAACAAAGTTCAAACATAAAGGCttcatgataatattgtttaggtCTATAATTTGATAAGTATACCaatcaatagtttataataatagttaatatttattgttgtatgaattaaatggtacttaaattaatattttaaacttaaaaaataactcgagaacattattttagtattcaagacttaatattaaaacacgtaggtaatagtaataaattctattaatataatttataatattttttttcatatacctactcatatattctaattttgtttttatctattttcCCACGGTTCATTTCCATAGTACAATTTGTTAGtgggattaaaataaataatacgaaatttacagttttctgtttttatataggtctaattttttacatagtaggtacttaaataatccacaaattaaacatttaatgtacGTACCTAACagtttctataataaataaataaaatagttcttAATATAACCTAATTAAGTTATAGGactgtattattaaacatattcttgtTTCATAAAACGAATTGATATActtttacgaaatgttttattaaaagaataaaacataaattttgcCATTTTAAAGTaggaaaaatgtatacctatttaataattacatttttcataaacttCAATATTAAGTTGAAAATTGTCAAATAgcctattacatatttataattacatctatactaaaatataggtatgtagttaatagttatagatagttatcaattatatagtattaattggGTTAAATATGAGCGTGTCTACAGGGGTGCTGGGTATACACACCTGCACACCCTGCGATTTCAGCAGGTGGCACCCAGCACCCATC
This genomic window contains:
- the LOC132919715 gene encoding PDZ domain-containing protein 2-like; this translates as MRLFKRRCSDPSPQLVSLSPIEQDHRDISPGYTTPKGCTTPDNGSPKPQKKSLATWGKKVGRKWDQLKRSDSSEILQVSPNRRRQWSPISTKDINNQNIEIHQNYIDKLHNNQNKRISRIESIRSIEEPRTLEEKDQDWLKEKCQKGLEDLYAMENPSKIKIIPPKMMSIKRTTLSVNIDENPLEEQCILEYLISNKKILGLQKSIDDLKTLNYEDLLNVFNQATNRVNQNSYTKNRRRRHTSFGETFMINKIDEKNRVIIKADESGYESDSTRNGGDSPRGSIKSQSSVDNDEFSRKNIRMGLRRGDIKELQVGSNVEVLSLMCNECKKPEQNMSLYQRFLLKKSNCTGPSDRHTEIKTIRLSKRLGEDVGVNVECRDSSSRTRTLYITALSGPAARDGKLCVQDEIIKINGTRVKGLRRQDVESILRSSKYSVEFVVSRSKCQPTSNTEQVLLIQKPPTVPKYPAKSEEVHEPLYSRQSSLPEIKLDEKPKMTGMRKFSVHLDQTRPKHTQIPRLPRPRSLSMSLTTVVFHKGPGYKSLGFSIVGGIDSPKGSMGIFVKTIFPTGQAAESQLLKEGDEIISVNGKSLDGFKHSQAIALFKEVKCGQIVIQVGRRDLIKRNSKSKSCDELDKVVKVR